One Qipengyuania gaetbuli genomic region harbors:
- a CDS encoding ABC transporter permease yields MTGLAEYEVVEGEGGSTLVLTGPYLVSTIGAVDDDLRGIDGAIARVDISGVTEIDTTGAWLACTISTEHEAEIHGADERAQRLLEAISGLGGEEKLAAPRLPFWSRVPEAMGEKMFNARTGIIGVVSFLGALLISCGSLLRSPSRFRMVALVRQVEYVGVSALPIIGLMSFLIGVVIAQQGAVQLAQFGAETLTVNLVGRITLRELGVLMTAIMVAGRSGSAFAAEIGTMKLTEEIDAMRTIGISPMEALVIPRIMAAVVMMPLLGFYASCMAILGGAVIGETMLGIPFWTFLSRIQEVVPTYDLWVGLIKAPVFGLIVGLAGCYNGMQVKGNSEEVGRRTTMSVVSAIFAVIVLDAFFAVFFTELGWG; encoded by the coding sequence ATGACAGGGCTTGCCGAATATGAGGTCGTCGAAGGGGAGGGCGGCAGCACGCTGGTGCTGACCGGGCCCTATCTCGTGTCGACCATCGGCGCGGTCGACGACGACCTGCGCGGCATCGACGGCGCGATCGCGCGGGTCGACATCTCGGGGGTGACCGAGATCGATACCACCGGTGCTTGGCTCGCCTGCACCATCTCCACCGAACACGAAGCGGAAATCCACGGGGCGGACGAACGCGCCCAGCGTCTGCTCGAAGCCATTTCCGGCCTCGGCGGCGAGGAAAAGCTGGCCGCTCCCCGCTTGCCGTTCTGGAGCCGCGTGCCCGAGGCGATGGGCGAGAAGATGTTCAACGCCCGCACCGGCATCATCGGCGTCGTCAGCTTCCTTGGCGCGCTGCTGATTTCCTGCGGCTCGCTGCTGCGCAGCCCTTCGCGCTTCCGCATGGTCGCGCTGGTCCGTCAGGTCGAATACGTCGGCGTTTCTGCGCTGCCCATCATTGGATTGATGAGCTTCCTGATCGGCGTCGTGATCGCCCAGCAGGGCGCAGTGCAGCTGGCACAGTTCGGGGCAGAGACGCTCACGGTGAACCTCGTCGGCCGGATCACCTTGCGCGAGCTGGGCGTGCTGATGACAGCGATCATGGTCGCCGGCCGGTCGGGCAGTGCCTTCGCTGCCGAAATCGGCACGATGAAGCTGACCGAGGAAATCGACGCCATGCGCACGATCGGCATCTCGCCGATGGAAGCGCTTGTCATCCCGCGCATCATGGCGGCGGTCGTCATGATGCCGCTGCTCGGCTTCTACGCCTCGTGCATGGCGATCCTCGGCGGTGCGGTGATCGGCGAGACGATGCTCGGCATTCCGTTCTGGACGTTCCTGTCGCGTATCCAGGAAGTCGTCCCGACCTATGACTTGTGGGTCGGCCTCATCAAGGCACCCGTCTTCGGCCTGATTGTCGGCCTTGCGGGCTGTTACAACGGGATGCAGGTGAAGGGTAATTCCGAAGAAGTCGGCAGGCGTACGACCATGTCGGTCGTGTCCGCCATCTTCGCGGTCATCGTGCTCGATGCCTTCTTCGCGGTGTTCTTCACCGAGCTGGGGTGGGGCTGA
- a CDS encoding valine--tRNA ligase, with the protein MSTELSKTFDPAEIEQRWYAHWEDNGLFRPERKDAQPFTIVNPPPNVTGSLHIGHALDNTLQDVVIRYERLRGKDALWVVGTDHAGIATQMVVERQMEAKQDKRTNYSREDFVEKVWEWKEESGGTITRQLRRLGCSMDWSREQFTMDPHFTEAVLKVFVDLYRDGLIYRDKRLVNWDPKLKTAISDLEVETTDVKGSFWHFRYPLADGVTTSEGKDYLVVATTRPETMLADMAVAVHPDDERYKSVVGKDILQPITGRRFKVVADEHADPELGSGCVKITPGHDFNDFEVGKRAGFAAGEMLNMLDAEANVCQTADGLVPDEFIGLHRFRRDGVDGARELVVARMKELGFLIPHVTKDKEGNETENDAEPRTIATPFGDRGGVVIEPWLTDQWYVDAEKLAQAPIEAVRSGAIEIVPKSWEKTFFNWMENIQPWCVSRQLWWGHRIPAWYDAEGNAYVAMTEDEAQAQAGAGVELTRDEDVLDTWFSSALWPFATLGWPENTDLLAKHYPNDLLISGFDILFFWDARMAMQGMKFMGEVPWKRLYLHGLVRAADGAKMSKSKGNVVDPLGLIDQYGADALRFFMAAMESQGRDIKMDEKRVEGYRNFATKLWNATRFCQSNGIGASTSIAAPAATLAVNKWIIGEVVETKDALDKALADLRFDAAANTIYHFVWDRFCDWYLELIKGNIDEETRAVAGWALDQIFVMLHPFMPFITEELWSKQGDRANYPLITAKWPEPQANVDAAAKAEIDWLIALTSAVRTAKNELGIAPGAKLAAYCPAPSALGRKVVEENAAAIERLARLTPVHFADAPAGAAMQVAAGEDAFIVPLEGVIDIEAEKARLSKALEASAKEAKSLEGRLGNPNFVERAKPEAVEKARADHAHHTAEIERLEAALARLG; encoded by the coding sequence ATGAGCACCGAGCTATCCAAGACTTTCGACCCGGCCGAAATCGAGCAGCGCTGGTACGCGCATTGGGAGGACAACGGCCTGTTCCGGCCCGAGCGCAAGGACGCGCAGCCCTTCACCATCGTGAACCCGCCGCCGAACGTCACCGGCTCGCTCCACATCGGGCACGCGCTCGACAACACGCTGCAGGACGTGGTGATCCGCTACGAACGCTTGCGCGGCAAGGATGCGCTGTGGGTGGTCGGCACCGACCATGCGGGTATCGCCACGCAGATGGTGGTCGAGCGCCAGATGGAGGCGAAACAGGACAAGCGCACCAATTATTCGCGCGAAGATTTCGTCGAAAAGGTCTGGGAATGGAAAGAGGAAAGCGGCGGCACGATCACGCGCCAGCTGCGCCGCCTCGGCTGTTCGATGGACTGGAGCCGCGAACAGTTCACCATGGACCCGCATTTCACCGAGGCCGTGCTCAAGGTCTTCGTCGACCTTTATCGGGACGGACTGATCTACCGCGACAAGCGGCTGGTGAACTGGGACCCGAAGCTCAAGACCGCGATCTCCGACCTCGAGGTCGAGACCACGGACGTGAAGGGCAGTTTCTGGCACTTCCGCTATCCGCTGGCTGACGGCGTCACGACGTCGGAAGGCAAGGATTACCTCGTCGTGGCGACGACCCGGCCCGAAACGATGCTGGCCGACATGGCTGTCGCCGTGCATCCCGATGACGAGCGCTACAAGTCAGTGGTGGGCAAGGACATTCTCCAGCCGATCACCGGGCGGCGCTTCAAGGTCGTGGCGGACGAACATGCCGATCCCGAACTTGGCTCGGGCTGCGTGAAGATCACGCCGGGGCACGACTTCAACGACTTCGAAGTGGGCAAGCGCGCTGGCTTCGCTGCGGGAGAAATGCTCAACATGCTCGATGCCGAGGCGAACGTCTGCCAGACGGCCGACGGGCTGGTCCCCGACGAGTTCATCGGCCTGCACCGCTTCCGCCGCGACGGTGTCGATGGCGCGCGCGAACTGGTCGTCGCGCGGATGAAGGAACTCGGATTCCTGATCCCGCACGTCACAAAGGACAAGGAAGGCAACGAGACCGAAAACGATGCCGAACCGCGCACCATCGCCACGCCCTTCGGCGACCGCGGCGGCGTGGTCATCGAACCCTGGCTGACCGACCAGTGGTACGTCGACGCCGAAAAGCTCGCGCAGGCCCCCATCGAGGCGGTGCGTTCGGGCGCGATCGAGATCGTCCCGAAAAGCTGGGAAAAGACCTTCTTCAACTGGATGGAGAACATCCAGCCCTGGTGCGTCAGCCGCCAGCTGTGGTGGGGCCACCGGATCCCGGCCTGGTACGATGCCGAGGGCAACGCCTATGTCGCGATGACCGAGGATGAGGCTCAGGCGCAGGCAGGTGCCGGCGTCGAACTGACCCGCGACGAGGACGTGCTCGACACGTGGTTCTCTTCCGCGCTGTGGCCCTTCGCCACGCTCGGCTGGCCGGAGAACACCGACCTGCTTGCAAAGCATTATCCCAACGACCTGCTCATTTCCGGCTTCGACATCCTGTTCTTCTGGGATGCGCGCATGGCGATGCAGGGCATGAAGTTCATGGGCGAAGTGCCGTGGAAGCGGCTCTACCTCCACGGCCTCGTGCGCGCGGCCGACGGGGCGAAAATGTCCAAGTCCAAGGGCAATGTCGTCGATCCGCTGGGCCTTATCGACCAGTACGGCGCCGACGCGCTGCGCTTCTTCATGGCGGCGATGGAAAGCCAGGGCCGCGACATCAAAATGGATGAGAAGCGCGTCGAAGGGTATCGCAACTTCGCGACCAAGCTGTGGAACGCGACCCGCTTCTGCCAGTCGAACGGCATCGGGGCGAGCACGAGCATCGCTGCACCCGCTGCGACGCTGGCGGTCAACAAGTGGATCATCGGCGAGGTCGTCGAGACCAAGGACGCGCTCGACAAGGCGCTGGCGGACCTGCGCTTCGATGCCGCGGCAAACACGATCTACCACTTCGTGTGGGACCGGTTCTGCGACTGGTACCTCGAACTCATCAAGGGCAATATCGACGAGGAAACCAGGGCGGTCGCCGGCTGGGCGCTCGACCAGATCTTCGTCATGCTGCACCCCTTCATGCCGTTCATCACCGAAGAGCTTTGGTCCAAGCAGGGCGACCGGGCGAACTACCCGCTGATCACTGCCAAGTGGCCCGAGCCGCAGGCGAACGTGGATGCCGCAGCCAAGGCCGAAATCGACTGGCTGATCGCGCTCACCAGCGCGGTGCGCACGGCGAAGAACGAACTCGGGATTGCGCCGGGCGCGAAGCTGGCAGCCTATTGCCCCGCCCCGTCGGCGCTCGGCCGCAAGGTGGTGGAAGAGAACGCCGCCGCGATCGAACGCCTCGCGCGCCTGACGCCCGTCCATTTCGCCGATGCCCCTGCCGGCGCGGCGATGCAGGTCGCGGCGGGCGAGGACGCTTTCATCGTGCCGCTGGAAGGCGTTATCGACATCGAGGCCGAGAAGGCCCGCCTGTCGAAGGCACTCGAAGCCTCTGCCAAGGAAGCCAAATCGCTCGAAGGGCGTCTCGGCAACCCGAACTTCGTCGAGCGTGCCAAGCCCGAAGCGGTCGAGAAGGCCCGCGCCGATCATGCGCACCACACGGCCGAGATCGAACGGCTCGAAGCAGCGCTGGCGCGGCTGGGGTGA
- a CDS encoding TIGR02186 family protein translates to MGQRDPVLVPEVSQHEVQVRQGFVGQELLLFGAILDPSGGPGEEYDIVVVLKGPSEPIRLREKERFAGVWINAESSDFRSVPSYFAVASSRPINEIVDDKTAAIYEFGTDYIQLSPSGSIEPAVERRFAAGLVDLKRRQGLYREDFGGVQINEGVLYQARIELPSNVTTGTYSAETFAVTRGRVIASAVSEVEVRKVGFERVVENGANNWGLAYGLLAVMLSVGMGWGAGRLFAKL, encoded by the coding sequence ATGGGACAGCGCGATCCGGTGCTGGTGCCCGAAGTGTCGCAGCACGAGGTGCAGGTGCGGCAAGGCTTTGTCGGACAGGAACTTCTGCTGTTCGGTGCCATCCTCGACCCCTCGGGCGGTCCGGGCGAGGAATACGACATCGTCGTTGTCCTGAAAGGCCCGAGCGAGCCGATCCGCCTGCGCGAAAAGGAACGTTTCGCAGGTGTCTGGATCAACGCGGAAAGCAGCGACTTTCGGTCCGTGCCGAGCTATTTCGCCGTCGCTTCCTCGCGCCCCATCAACGAAATCGTCGACGACAAGACGGCCGCCATCTACGAATTCGGGACCGACTATATCCAGCTGTCGCCGAGCGGGTCGATCGAACCGGCGGTGGAGCGGCGTTTTGCAGCCGGCCTCGTCGATCTCAAGCGTCGGCAAGGGCTCTACCGGGAAGATTTCGGCGGCGTGCAGATAAACGAAGGCGTGCTCTACCAGGCGCGCATCGAGCTTCCCTCGAACGTGACCACGGGCACCTATTCGGCCGAAACCTTTGCCGTGACGCGCGGCCGCGTCATCGCCTCCGCCGTTTCGGAAGTGGAGGTGCGCAAGGTGGGTTTCGAACGCGTGGTCGAGAACGGCGCGAACAATTGGGGCCTTGCCTACGGCCTGCTTGCCGTGATGCTCTCCGTCGGCATGGGCTGGGGGGCAGGGCGTCTCTTCGCCAAGCTCTGA
- a CDS encoding sulfite exporter TauE/SafE family protein, translating to MDVYLPIANLSVDGLVIVALGALTGVLSGLFGVGGGFLTTPLLIFYGIPPTVAAASASTQVTGASVSGVLAHSKRRGVDYRMGAVLIGGGVIGSGFGALLFNFFRAIGQIDVVINALYVVLLGSIGILMAKEALQALRGSAGKQAPRRRHHPLVASLPFRWRFYASGLYISPLAPLLVGVVVGMLTMLMGVGGGFILVPAMLYILGMSANVVVGTSLFNILFVTIATTIMHSVTTRAVDIVLVALLLLGSVSGAQFGSQFAVKAKPEVLRLVLAGIVLLVAFNMFLRLFYRPDEIFTVSPL from the coding sequence ATGGATGTCTACCTGCCAATCGCGAACCTGTCGGTCGATGGCCTTGTCATCGTCGCGCTGGGTGCGCTGACGGGCGTCCTTTCGGGCCTGTTCGGCGTCGGCGGCGGCTTCCTTACGACTCCGCTCCTCATCTTCTACGGCATTCCGCCCACGGTCGCGGCAGCTTCCGCCTCGACACAGGTTACCGGTGCCAGCGTTTCGGGCGTGCTCGCCCATTCGAAGCGCCGCGGCGTGGATTACCGCATGGGCGCGGTCCTGATCGGGGGCGGCGTGATCGGTTCGGGTTTCGGAGCCCTTTTGTTCAATTTCTTCCGCGCGATCGGCCAGATCGACGTGGTCATCAATGCGCTCTACGTCGTGCTGCTCGGCTCGATCGGTATCCTGATGGCCAAGGAAGCCCTGCAGGCGCTGCGCGGCTCCGCCGGCAAGCAGGCCCCGCGCCGGCGCCACCACCCGCTGGTGGCCAGCCTGCCGTTCCGGTGGCGGTTCTATGCCTCGGGCCTCTATATCTCGCCGCTGGCTCCGCTCTTGGTTGGGGTGGTCGTCGGCATGCTGACCATGCTCATGGGCGTGGGCGGCGGCTTCATCCTTGTACCCGCCATGCTCTACATCCTTGGCATGAGCGCGAACGTCGTGGTGGGCACGAGCCTGTTCAACATTCTCTTTGTCACCATCGCGACGACCATCATGCATTCGGTGACCACCCGCGCTGTCGATATCGTGCTGGTCGCGCTGCTGCTGCTCGGTTCGGTGTCGGGCGCGCAGTTCGGATCGCAATTCGCGGTCAAGGCCAAGCCGGAAGTCCTGCGCCTCGTGCTTGCCGGCATCGTGCTGCTCGTGGCCTTCAACATGTTCCTGCGCCTCTTCTACCGGCCCGACGAAATCTTCACGGTGTCGCCGCTGTGA
- the nhaA gene encoding Na+/H+ antiporter NhaA has translation MTDRPNPIRLVFAPVRALFVSDASAGILLILVALAAMIAANSPLANEYHHLFHGELFSAEAFKLNTLHLWINDGLMAIFFFVVGLEVKREWIEGQLSDNDQRKMPVLAAAAGMILPALVYLFFVNAEGAQDLTRGWAIPAATDIAFAMGVLGLLGNRVPASLRLFLLTVAIVDDIGAVLVIALFYTANLKFAWLVAAVVVTGIMMAMNRARVSAYTPFILMALLLWFLVLNSGVHATIAGVVAALTIPMVGKDDDTMLEHLEHNLAPWSAYLIVPVFGFANAGVELGALGLAGILAPLPLAIAAGLFVGKQVGIFSAIWIADKVGFAPRPEGANWAEIWGVSILCGIGFTMSLFISSLAFAGNSLLIEEAKIGILMGSLISAVVGYTILRMTTDHPDDQRSPYLEEDER, from the coding sequence ATGACTGACAGGCCAAATCCCATCCGTCTCGTGTTCGCCCCGGTTCGCGCGCTCTTCGTCAGCGACGCGTCTGCGGGCATCCTGCTGATCCTGGTTGCACTCGCTGCAATGATCGCGGCCAATTCGCCGCTGGCGAACGAATATCACCACCTCTTCCATGGCGAGCTGTTCTCTGCCGAGGCGTTCAAGCTCAATACGCTGCACCTGTGGATCAATGACGGCCTGATGGCGATTTTCTTCTTCGTCGTGGGCCTCGAGGTGAAACGCGAGTGGATCGAGGGCCAGCTGTCGGACAACGACCAGCGCAAGATGCCGGTCCTTGCGGCTGCGGCAGGCATGATCCTGCCTGCGCTGGTGTACCTGTTCTTCGTGAATGCCGAGGGCGCGCAGGACCTGACGCGCGGCTGGGCCATCCCGGCTGCCACCGACATCGCCTTTGCCATGGGCGTGCTTGGCCTGCTGGGTAACCGCGTTCCCGCTTCGCTGCGCCTGTTCCTGCTTACCGTCGCCATCGTCGACGATATCGGGGCAGTGCTGGTTATCGCCCTGTTCTACACGGCGAACCTCAAGTTCGCGTGGCTGGTTGCCGCAGTCGTGGTGACCGGCATCATGATGGCGATGAACCGCGCGCGCGTGAGCGCCTATACGCCCTTCATCCTGATGGCCCTGCTGCTGTGGTTCCTGGTCCTGAATTCCGGCGTCCATGCCACCATCGCCGGCGTCGTGGCCGCGCTGACCATTCCCATGGTCGGCAAGGACGACGACACGATGCTCGAACATCTCGAGCACAACCTTGCACCGTGGAGCGCCTATCTCATCGTGCCCGTGTTCGGTTTCGCGAATGCCGGCGTCGAGCTGGGCGCACTGGGCCTTGCGGGCATCCTTGCCCCGCTGCCGCTCGCAATTGCCGCTGGCCTGTTCGTGGGCAAGCAGGTCGGTATCTTCTCGGCCATCTGGATCGCCGACAAGGTCGGTTTCGCACCGCGTCCCGAAGGGGCGAACTGGGCGGAAATCTGGGGCGTTTCGATCCTGTGCGGGATCGGCTTCACCATGTCGCTGTTCATTTCCAGCCTGGCGTTCGCCGGCAACAGCCTGCTGATCGAGGAAGCCAAGATCGGCATCCTGATGGGCTCGCTCATCTCGGCAGTGGTCGGCTACACGATCCTGCGCATGACCACCGACCATCCGGACGACCAGCGTTCGCCCTATCTCGAGGAAGACGAACGCTAG
- a CDS encoding ATP-binding protein — MNDMGSGNFRTFDPAKEEGAEPPQPRGNSLRDRIRRSEQAQAPAAAVSRSGYVHQLQQVSEPAPAPAPAPQYEAPVAEQAAPVVPPQDYVPQQPQAEAPAAPVEAEAPAPVKSEPPTPAAEPESAAVAESASDNGLQPIGVVLEISGSGSMIAIDVQRLTECADDADPSIAMAGQVGSQIKIRVGNSWLLASVRNQKQDRRAGSILANIDFLGEGVEEKLTGRLHGFRRGVTRYPVPGAMVYPASTADLKQVYASDGRSAVTIGRVYPTKDIRAGLYVDAMLGKHFALLGSTGTGKSTSAALILHRICEAAPEGHIVMIDPHGEYSAAFRTTGVILDVSNLQMPYWIMNFEEHCEVLLTSNGNDRQIDADILAKCLLLARQKSRLAESMGKITVDSPIPYLLSDLSNAIQDAMGKLDKATNSAPYMRIKNKLDELKADPRYQFMFSGMLVADTMAEFVSKIFRMPANGKPISIIDVSGVPSDITSTVVAVLSRLVFDFAIWGREEKTTPILLVCEEAHRYVPSEKNADGNSVGTILSRIAKEGRKYGISLGLITQRPSDLAEGVLSQCGTIISMRLNNDRDQDFVRAAMPEGARGFLDAIPALRNRECIICGEGVAIPIRVSFDNLEEIKRPASEDPSFVELWSQSGGEEDIVQRTVQRWRSQG; from the coding sequence ATGAACGACATGGGTAGCGGAAACTTTCGGACCTTCGATCCGGCCAAGGAAGAAGGCGCGGAGCCGCCGCAGCCGCGTGGCAATTCGCTGCGCGACCGTATCCGGCGCTCCGAACAGGCCCAGGCTCCGGCCGCCGCCGTGTCGCGTTCGGGCTATGTCCACCAGCTGCAGCAGGTCTCCGAACCTGCGCCCGCGCCCGCGCCCGCGCCGCAATATGAAGCGCCTGTGGCTGAACAGGCCGCACCGGTAGTACCGCCGCAGGATTATGTCCCGCAGCAGCCGCAGGCGGAAGCGCCTGCCGCGCCGGTCGAAGCCGAAGCGCCTGCACCCGTAAAATCCGAGCCGCCGACCCCCGCTGCTGAACCGGAGTCAGCCGCGGTTGCCGAAAGCGCTTCCGACAACGGCCTCCAACCCATCGGCGTCGTGCTCGAAATCTCCGGTTCCGGCTCGATGATCGCCATCGACGTCCAGCGTCTGACCGAATGCGCGGATGATGCCGACCCCTCCATCGCGATGGCCGGCCAGGTCGGTTCGCAGATCAAGATCCGCGTCGGCAACAGCTGGCTGCTTGCCAGCGTGCGCAACCAGAAGCAGGACCGCCGGGCAGGCAGCATCCTCGCCAATATCGACTTCCTCGGCGAAGGCGTGGAGGAAAAACTCACCGGCAGGCTGCACGGCTTCCGCCGCGGTGTGACGCGCTATCCGGTCCCGGGTGCGATGGTCTATCCGGCCAGCACCGCCGACCTGAAGCAGGTCTACGCCAGCGACGGCCGCAGCGCCGTGACCATCGGCCGCGTCTATCCGACCAAGGACATCCGCGCAGGCCTCTATGTCGACGCAATGCTCGGCAAGCACTTCGCGCTGCTCGGTTCGACCGGTACCGGTAAATCGACCAGCGCCGCGCTGATCCTGCACCGGATCTGCGAGGCGGCGCCCGAAGGTCACATCGTCATGATCGACCCGCACGGCGAATATTCGGCGGCTTTCCGCACGACCGGGGTGATCCTCGACGTGTCGAACCTGCAAATGCCGTACTGGATCATGAACTTCGAGGAACACTGCGAAGTCCTCCTCACCAGCAATGGCAACGACCGCCAGATCGATGCGGACATCCTGGCCAAGTGCCTGCTGCTGGCCCGCCAAAAGAGCCGTCTTGCTGAAAGCATGGGCAAGATCACGGTGGATTCGCCGATCCCCTACCTGCTGTCCGACCTGTCGAACGCCATCCAAGACGCGATGGGCAAGCTCGACAAGGCGACCAATTCGGCGCCCTACATGCGCATCAAGAACAAGCTGGACGAGCTTAAGGCCGACCCGCGCTACCAGTTCATGTTCTCGGGCATGCTGGTGGCCGACACCATGGCCGAATTCGTCTCGAAGATTTTCCGCATGCCCGCCAATGGCAAGCCGATCTCGATCATCGACGTCTCGGGCGTGCCTTCGGACATCACTTCGACCGTGGTCGCGGTTCTGAGCCGCCTCGTGTTCGACTTCGCCATCTGGGGCCGCGAGGAAAAGACCACGCCGATCCTGCTGGTGTGCGAAGAAGCCCACCGCTACGTGCCGAGCGAGAAGAACGCCGACGGCAACTCGGTCGGCACGATCCTTTCGCGTATCGCCAAGGAAGGCCGTAAGTACGGTATCTCGCTGGGCCTGATCACGCAGCGTCCTTCCGACCTTGCAGAAGGCGTGCTGTCGCAGTGCGGTACGATCATCTCGATGCGCCTCAACAACGACCGCGACCAGGACTTCGTCCGCGCGGCCATGCCCGAAGGCGCGCGCGGTTTCCTGGATGCCATCCCGGCACTGCGCAACCGCGAATGCATCATCTGCGGCGAAGGTGTCGCCATCCCGATCCGCGTGAGCTTCGACAACCTCGAGGAAATCAAGCGCCCGGCATCGGAAGACCCGAGCTTCGTGGAACTGTGGAGCCAGAGCGGCGGCGAAGAGGACATCGTCCAGCGCACCGTCCAGCGCTGGCGTTCGCAGGGCTAG
- a CDS encoding 7-carboxy-7-deazaguanine synthase QueE, whose translation MSLVLATDDTGGPEIFASVQGEGPSMGMPVAFMRLSRCNLACVWCDTAYTWHFEGDNRPHRSGEFFDRKANQVTLEEAEVAERILSLGQNRLVITGGEPLLQAPALAKLLDLLPDMSVEVETNGTTKATTALDIRVDQFNVSPKLAHSGNPADLALIPERLDAYATDPRAFFKFVIAEPSDVDEVIALRDRYRFRPGHVFLMPEGTDSETLRTREKWLADLCLEHGFRMSDRLHIHLFGDTRGT comes from the coding sequence GTGAGCCTCGTCCTCGCCACCGACGACACGGGCGGGCCGGAGATCTTCGCTTCGGTCCAGGGCGAAGGGCCGAGCATGGGTATGCCCGTCGCCTTCATGCGGCTGTCGCGCTGCAACCTCGCCTGCGTGTGGTGCGACACCGCCTACACCTGGCATTTCGAGGGCGACAACCGGCCGCATCGCTCGGGCGAGTTCTTCGACCGCAAGGCCAACCAGGTGACGCTGGAGGAGGCGGAAGTGGCGGAGCGCATCCTCTCGCTCGGCCAGAACCGTCTCGTGATTACCGGCGGTGAGCCGCTGCTGCAGGCCCCCGCGCTCGCGAAGCTGCTCGACCTGCTGCCCGATATGTCGGTCGAGGTGGAAACCAACGGCACCACCAAGGCCACGACCGCGCTCGACATCCGGGTCGACCAGTTCAACGTCAGCCCGAAGCTGGCGCATAGCGGCAATCCGGCAGACCTGGCGCTGATCCCGGAACGGCTCGACGCCTACGCCACCGATCCCCGCGCCTTCTTCAAGTTCGTGATCGCCGAGCCTTCGGACGTGGACGAAGTCATCGCCCTGCGCGACCGCTATCGCTTCCGTCCCGGCCACGTTTTCCTGATGCCGGAAGGCACCGACAGCGAAACGCTGCGGACGCGCGAGAAGTGGCTCGCGGACCTGTGCCTGGAACACGGCTTTCGCATGAGCGACCGCCTGCATATCCATCTTTTCGGCGATACCCGCGGAACGTAA
- a CDS encoding glycosyl transferase family protein yields MVAQFTAGEWLALIHHELLLMAAVFFGIGLLDELAMDAAYVWLRLTGRAKTGRLPETDFRDEELTGMAAVFIPAWREDAVIGPTLTHALASWPQADLRIYVGCYRNDPETQASIAVAGRTDRRIRMVIVGEDGPTSKAHCLNRLYLALRDDEARMRCKAHMVVLHDAEDMVDPAALVLLDRAVWRSDFVQLPVMALPPSDSRWIASHYSDEFAESHAKAMVVRDALGCAIPGAGVGSAIARPMLDRLARAHQGEPFARHSLTEDYELGQRVVALGGAGRFLRVRTQQGRLVATRAYFPSSLGTSVRQKTRWVHGIALQGWDRLGWGGSLLNRWMTLRDRRGPLAALVLACAYFLVAASFVSGLAVEFGLVSPLEPSPLLRALLLFTLAGLFWRCAARAVFTAREYGAAEGLRAVPRVFVSNIIAIMSGWRALAAYFGTLRGAPVVWDKTEHSDHPAMALHREMPA; encoded by the coding sequence TTGGTCGCACAATTTACCGCCGGCGAATGGCTGGCGCTCATTCACCATGAACTGCTGCTCATGGCGGCAGTGTTTTTCGGCATCGGCTTGCTGGACGAGCTAGCAATGGACGCTGCCTATGTCTGGCTGCGCCTGACCGGCCGTGCGAAGACTGGCAGGTTACCGGAAACAGACTTCCGGGACGAAGAGCTGACGGGCATGGCGGCCGTCTTCATTCCCGCCTGGCGGGAAGACGCGGTTATCGGTCCGACCCTGACCCATGCGCTTGCTTCCTGGCCGCAGGCGGACCTGCGGATATATGTCGGCTGCTATCGCAACGATCCTGAAACGCAGGCCTCGATCGCCGTTGCCGGGCGCACGGATCGGCGGATTCGGATGGTCATCGTCGGGGAGGATGGACCGACCAGCAAGGCGCATTGCCTGAACCGGCTTTATCTTGCCCTGCGCGACGACGAGGCGCGGATGCGCTGCAAGGCGCACATGGTGGTGCTGCACGACGCAGAAGACATGGTCGATCCCGCAGCGCTCGTACTGCTGGACCGGGCAGTGTGGCGCAGTGATTTCGTGCAATTGCCGGTCATGGCCCTGCCGCCTTCTGATTCCCGCTGGATCGCAAGTCACTATTCCGACGAATTCGCAGAATCCCATGCCAAGGCGATGGTCGTGCGCGATGCCCTCGGCTGCGCCATTCCGGGTGCCGGGGTCGGCTCTGCCATTGCCCGTCCGATGCTCGACCGGCTGGCCCGGGCCCACCAGGGCGAACCCTTTGCCCGCCATTCGCTGACCGAGGATTACGAACTTGGCCAGAGGGTGGTCGCGCTGGGCGGGGCGGGGCGATTCCTGCGGGTTCGTACGCAGCAGGGCAGGCTGGTCGCGACCCGCGCCTATTTCCCGTCTTCGCTGGGGACTTCGGTACGCCAGAAGACCCGCTGGGTGCATGGCATCGCGCTGCAGGGCTGGGACCGGCTCGGGTGGGGCGGGTCATTGCTCAACCGCTGGATGACCTTGCGCGACCGGCGCGGCCCGCTGGCGGCGCTGGTGCTGGCCTGTGCCTATTTCCTCGTTGCCGCGTCCTTCGTTTCGGGGCTGGCAGTAGAATTCGGCCTTGTCTCTCCTCTGGAGCCGTCGCCGTTGCTTCGCGCATTGCTCCTCTTCACGCTTGCAGGACTATTCTGGCGATGCGCGGCAAGAGCGGTCTTCACGGCACGCGAATACGGGGCCGCCGAAGGTCTGCGCGCCGTTCCGCGCGTGTTCGTTTCGAACATTATCGCGATCATGAGCGGGTGGAGGGCGCTCGCCGCCTATTTCGGAACGTTGCGCGGCGCGCCGGTCGTCTGGGACAAGACCGAGCATAGCGACCATCCGGCCATGGCTCTGCACCGGGAAATGCCCGCATGA